The Candidatus Koribacter versatilis Ellin345 genome has a segment encoding these proteins:
- a CDS encoding FMN-binding negative transcriptional regulator has protein sequence MFIRERYAASQEDILATIRQYPLATLVSQDARGFTANHLPLVIDPARGPHGTLIGHFTRQNPQHAALRADSRVMAVFNGPAGYVSSSWYSTGRDMAPTWNYAAVHCHGTLTLASSEEQTVAALRALLNHVEQNMPNAWRMEELGPDGLERRLPHIIGFEIAIERIEAKLQMSQYERPKDTAEAIDVLRAQGQEDLADTMQRCNFGQKHSQ, from the coding sequence ACGCCGCCTCGCAGGAAGACATCCTCGCCACCATTCGCCAGTATCCTCTTGCTACGCTCGTAAGCCAGGATGCACGGGGTTTCACCGCGAACCATCTGCCGCTGGTGATTGATCCTGCGCGCGGACCGCATGGGACGCTGATTGGGCACTTCACGCGGCAGAACCCACAGCATGCGGCTTTGCGAGCTGATTCGCGGGTGATGGCGGTGTTCAACGGGCCGGCGGGATATGTCTCTTCGAGTTGGTACTCCACCGGGCGCGACATGGCGCCGACGTGGAACTATGCTGCCGTGCATTGCCACGGCACGCTGACGCTGGCATCCAGCGAAGAGCAGACGGTCGCGGCACTGCGCGCGCTACTCAATCATGTTGAGCAGAACATGCCGAATGCTTGGCGCATGGAGGAACTCGGACCCGATGGGCTGGAACGTCGACTGCCGCACATTATCGGGTTCGAGATTGCGATCGAGCGCATTGAAGCGAAGCTGCAGATGAGCCAATATGAGCGGCCCAAGGACACGGCGGAGGCCATCGACGTGTTACGGGCGCAAGGACAGGAAGATCTTGCGGATACGATGCAGCGGTGCAACTTCGGGCAGAAGCATTCGCAGTGA
- a CDS encoding DUF2164 domain-containing protein, with the protein MRYDVRVMQNFELPEPTRTDAIASIKRYFDENLEPIGDLPAGLLLNFFLEEIGPAIYNRAVHDAQARLTQRVADLDGELFTDEFQYWPRHAAKKKPRR; encoded by the coding sequence TTGCGATACGATGTTCGCGTGATGCAGAATTTCGAACTTCCTGAACCGACCCGCACCGACGCCATTGCTTCAATCAAGCGCTACTTCGACGAGAACCTGGAGCCGATTGGCGATCTGCCGGCTGGGTTGTTGCTGAATTTCTTCCTCGAAGAGATTGGACCGGCGATTTACAACCGTGCGGTTCACGATGCGCAGGCGCGGCTCACGCAGCGGGTGGCGGATCTTGATGGAGAACTCTTCACCGACGAGTTCCAGTATTGGCCGCGACATGCGGCGAAGAAGAAGCCGCGCCGCTAA
- a CDS encoding YceH family protein — MTLILNPESARVLGCLIEKEITTPEYYPLSLNALINACNQKSNRDPAMSLDEDSVRVALRNLTDKGLARHAPSEGRVPKYEHDVNNAMQLSRREVAILCELLLRGPQTPGELRGRAERMYKFEGIEDVHSTLQRLMERDPALVVVLPRQPGTKEARYTHTLMPVDMQPQPAVEVSHSVSGGNDGRIAQLEAEVRELRAEIETLKEQVKSLTPVN; from the coding sequence ATGACGCTTATCCTCAATCCCGAATCTGCCCGGGTGCTTGGCTGTTTGATCGAGAAAGAAATCACCACGCCGGAGTACTATCCGCTCTCGCTGAATGCGCTTATCAACGCGTGCAACCAGAAGTCAAACCGCGATCCTGCGATGTCGCTCGACGAAGACTCGGTGCGCGTGGCGCTGCGGAACCTGACCGACAAAGGGCTGGCGCGGCATGCACCCTCCGAGGGGCGGGTGCCGAAGTACGAGCACGATGTGAACAACGCGATGCAACTCAGCCGTCGCGAGGTCGCCATCCTCTGCGAGCTGTTGCTGCGGGGGCCGCAGACGCCAGGCGAGTTGCGCGGGCGCGCCGAGCGGATGTACAAGTTCGAAGGAATAGAGGACGTGCACTCGACGCTGCAGCGGCTGATGGAGCGCGATCCGGCGCTCGTTGTTGTGCTTCCCCGCCAGCCCGGGACGAAAGAAGCGCGCTACACGCATACATTGATGCCTGTCGATATGCAGCCGCAGCCGGCGGTCGAAGTATCGCACTCCGTGAGCGGCGGGAATGATGGGCGCATCGCGCAATTGGAAGCGGAAGTGCGGGAATTGCGCGCGGAAATCGAAACTCTAAAAGAACAGGTGAAGTCGCTCACTCCGGTGAAC